A part of Cotesia glomerata isolate CgM1 linkage group LG4, MPM_Cglom_v2.3, whole genome shotgun sequence genomic DNA contains:
- the LOC123263821 gene encoding ras-related protein Rab-10, producing the protein MAKKTYDLLFKLLLIGDSGVGKTCILFRFSDDAFSTTFISTIGIDFKIKTVELRGKKIKLQIWDTAGQERFHTITTSYYRGAMGIMLVYDITNEKTFENIVKWLRNIDEHANEDVEKMILGNKSDVEDRRVVSTEKGEAIAREHGIRFMETSAKADINIDRAFSELAEAILDKTHGKEPQDAPDRVTVDRRVERSSNRCC; encoded by the exons ATGGCTAAGAAGACATACGATTTGTTGTTCAAATTGCTGTTAATCGGCGACTCAGGGGTTGGAAAAACTTGTATTCTTTTCAGATTTTCGGATGACGCGTTTTCAACAACTTTTATTTCTACAATAG GGATCGATTTCAAGATAAAAACTGTCGAACTGAgaggcaaaaaaataaaattacagatatg GGACACTGCTGGTCAAGAGCGTTTCCATACTATCACTACTTCTTACTACCGAGGAGCTATGGGCATAATGCTCGTTTATGACATAACTAATGAAAAAACATTTGAGAATATTGTCAAGTGGCTCAGGAATATTGATGAA CATGCTAATGAGGATGTAGAAAAAATGATATTGGGCAATAAAAGTGATGTGGAAGACCGGCGTGTTGTCAGCACAGAAAAAGGAGAAGCa aTTGCCAGAGAGCATGGAATCAGATTTATGGAAACCTCAGCAAAGGCAGACATAAATATTGACCGCGCGTTCAGTGAATTGGCAGAAGCTATCTTGGACAAAACTCACGGGAAAGAACCTCAAGATGCTCCTGATCGCGTGACAGTCGATCGCAGGGTAGAAAGAAGTTCGAATCGGTGCTgctaa